In Grus americana isolate bGruAme1 chromosome 17, bGruAme1.mat, whole genome shotgun sequence, the following proteins share a genomic window:
- the PSMA7 gene encoding proteasome subunit alpha type-7: protein MSYDRAITVFSPDGHLFQVEYAQEAVKKGSTAVGVRGKDIVVLGVEKKSVAKLQDERTVRKICALDDNVCMAFAGLTADARIVINRARVECQSHRLTVEDPVTVEYITRYIASLKQRYTQSNGRRPFGISALIVGFDFDGTPRLYQTDPSGTYHAWKANAIGRGAKSVREFLEKNYTDEAIETDDLTIKLVIKALLEVVQSGGKNIELAVMRREQPLKILNPEEIEKYVAEIEKEKEENEKKKQKKTS, encoded by the exons ATGAGCTACGACCGGGCAATCACCGTCTTCTCCCCGGACGGACACCTCTTCCAGGTGGAGTACGCCCAGGAGGCGGTGAAGAAGGGCTCCACTGCG GTTGGAGTAAGAGGGAAGGATATTGTTGTTCTTGGTGTGGAAAAGAAGTCTGTGGCAAAACTTCAGGATGAAAGAACTGTACGGAAGATCTGTGCTCTTGATGACAATGTCTGCATGGCTTTTGCAG GGCTGACAGCTGATGCCAGGATAGTTATAAATAGAGCTCGTGTGGAGTGTCAAAGCCACAGACTTACAGTGGAGGATCCTGTCACCGTGGAGTACATCACGCGTTACATTGCTAGTCTGAAACAG AGGTACACACAAAGTAACGGTCGCAGACCTTTTGGTATCTCTGCTCTTATCGTGGGATTTGACTTTGATGGAACCCCGCGGCTGTACCAGACCGATCCTTCTGGTACATACCATGCTTGGAAG GCTAATGCCATTGGCAGAGGAGCCAAATCTGTGCGTGAATTTCTGGAGAAAAACTATACTGATGAAGCCATTGAAACAGATGATCTAACTATTAAACTTGTCATCAAGGCTCTTCTTGAG GTTGTACAGTCTGGCGGGAAGAACATTGAGCTGGCGGTTATGAGGCGAGAACAGCCACTGAAG ATCCTAAACCCTGAAGAAATTGAGAAGTATGTTGctgaaattgaaaaagaaaaggaagaaaatgaaaagaaaaaacagaagaaaacgtCATGA